One Streptomyces sp. NBC_00554 DNA segment encodes these proteins:
- a CDS encoding SDR family NAD(P)-dependent oxidoreductase: MAEVDLKGTVTVVTGASSGIGAAVARVLAARGSAVALVARREDRLAALAAELTAAGGQALSVPADVTDAEQARAAVECAVEAWGRLDILVNNAGVPQRGPLMDSSPAEFERVVGVNLLGSLYCAHAALPHLVDAAAGEPRRVADLVNVSSVAGRVVRKTTGVYNASKYGLNAYTEALRQEVAGRRVRVSVLEPSAVETELFPPRVRQEFAGRTGAYERLSAMDVADAVEYVVTRPAHAAVSELLIRPSESER, encoded by the coding sequence GTGGCCGAGGTTGATCTCAAGGGGACCGTCACCGTGGTGACCGGGGCTTCGAGCGGGATAGGCGCCGCCGTGGCGCGCGTCCTGGCGGCGCGGGGCTCGGCCGTCGCGCTGGTGGCCCGGCGCGAGGACCGGCTCGCCGCGCTGGCTGCGGAGCTGACGGCGGCGGGAGGGCAGGCGCTGTCGGTGCCGGCCGATGTGACCGACGCGGAACAGGCCCGCGCGGCGGTGGAGTGCGCTGTGGAGGCGTGGGGGCGGCTCGACATCCTCGTCAACAACGCGGGCGTGCCCCAGCGGGGCCCGCTGATGGATTCTTCGCCCGCGGAGTTCGAGCGCGTGGTGGGGGTGAATCTGCTCGGCAGCCTGTACTGCGCGCATGCCGCCCTGCCGCACCTGGTCGACGCGGCCGCGGGCGAGCCCCGTCGGGTCGCCGACCTGGTCAATGTCAGCTCGGTGGCGGGGCGCGTCGTGCGCAAGACCACGGGCGTGTACAACGCGAGCAAGTACGGGCTCAACGCGTACACCGAGGCGCTGCGCCAGGAGGTGGCGGGCCGCCGGGTCCGTGTCTCGGTCCTTGAGCCCTCCGCGGTGGAAACCGAGCTGTTCCCGCCGCGGGTCCGACAGGAATTCGCCGGCAGGACAGGCGCCTATGAACGCCTGAGCGCCATGGATGTCGCCGACGCCGTCGAGTACGTCGTGACGCGCCCCGCGCATGCCGCCGTGAGCGAACTGCTCATCCGTCCCAGCGAGTCGGAGCGCTGA
- a CDS encoding FadR/GntR family transcriptional regulator, whose amino-acid sequence MSVPHTPAKLYRGRVADQIVEDLREQILTGALPDGARLPSERELAASYDVSAPTIREAIRVLTAMGLVTTRNGSRATVNAQGDTLLAMSIASVVQFEKVGAREVLGLLSVLNAYAAELAAEHASDEEIARLREAAEGTVVAEDVERSAAALQHFFATLSDISHNPLLAALSRFITEVQVGLAVKLSGGKGGDWGQVAGALQSERLRIVDAVAGRDPAVAAATVREYHRHVVERIISVRKGGEAAASEAGVTEALIAWLRANVGLGGQVANRRSTLS is encoded by the coding sequence ATGTCCGTGCCTCATACCCCCGCGAAGCTCTACCGCGGCCGGGTGGCCGACCAGATCGTCGAGGACCTCCGCGAGCAGATCCTCACCGGTGCCCTGCCGGACGGCGCGCGGCTGCCCTCCGAACGGGAGCTGGCCGCGTCGTACGACGTCAGCGCCCCCACCATCCGCGAGGCGATCCGCGTACTGACCGCGATGGGTCTGGTCACCACCCGCAACGGCAGCCGGGCGACGGTCAACGCGCAGGGCGACACCCTGCTCGCCATGTCCATCGCCTCCGTCGTCCAGTTCGAGAAGGTCGGCGCCCGTGAGGTCCTTGGCCTGCTCAGCGTGCTCAACGCGTACGCCGCCGAACTCGCCGCCGAGCACGCCTCCGACGAAGAGATCGCCCGACTCCGGGAGGCCGCCGAGGGCACTGTGGTGGCCGAGGACGTCGAACGCTCCGCCGCAGCGCTCCAGCACTTCTTCGCCACCCTCTCCGACATCTCCCACAACCCGCTCCTGGCGGCACTGTCCCGGTTCATCACCGAGGTCCAGGTCGGGCTGGCCGTCAAGCTGTCCGGCGGCAAGGGCGGGGACTGGGGACAGGTCGCGGGCGCCCTCCAGTCGGAGCGGCTGAGGATCGTGGACGCCGTCGCCGGCCGCGATCCCGCCGTCGCCGCCGCCACGGTCCGCGAATACCACCGGCACGTGGTCGAACGGATCATCTCCGTCCGCAAGGGAGGGGAGGCCGCCGCATCCGAGGCCGGTGTCACCGAGGCCCTGATCGCGTGGCTGCGAGCTAACGTCGGGCTGGGCGGCCAGGTCGCGAACCGAAGGAGCACCTTGTCGTGA
- a CDS encoding thiamine pyrophosphate-dependent enzyme, protein MSAPATRTVRDAAFDVLRLHGLTTLFANPGSTEVSLLADLPADLEFVLALHEGSVVGAATGWALAREEPALVLLHTTAGLGNAVGALATARVNRAPLVVLVGQQDRRHLAQEPFLAGQLHGLAGDYPVRVESPVRAQDVPGAIGRAVHAAREGRGPALVLVPMNDWAEPAEDLPVPAPAVLRRAASADASVVAEVAALLAGATAPALVVGAGADNDGTWTALSSLAERLDCPVWQEPFGARAGFPQDHRLFAGHLPADRPRLRAALAPYDLVLCVGAPFLRQYPYTSGELTGARVVVVTEDPAEAHRAPAELAVVAALPDFCDRLARRTPPRPPTSEPASRTPHPEPPAPGEQLSPAHVLAALARRLPADTVIVEETPFSRPDLHALLPARRPLGFLSAAMGGLGFAMPAAIGVRMGQPRRPVVAVVGDGSSLYQVQSLWTAAHYGVGAVFVVLANGRYAVMDRLAEQQGGKPPWPAFEEVDVAGLAESLGCPVRRIDSYPDLCETLDALCPTLADRTEPLVLEVAVSADGEFRP, encoded by the coding sequence GTGAGCGCACCCGCAACCCGCACCGTCCGCGACGCCGCCTTCGACGTGCTGCGTCTGCACGGGCTGACCACCCTCTTCGCCAATCCGGGCTCGACGGAGGTGTCCCTGCTCGCCGACCTGCCCGCGGACCTGGAGTTCGTACTCGCCCTGCACGAGGGCTCGGTGGTGGGCGCGGCCACCGGCTGGGCGCTGGCGCGCGAGGAGCCGGCGCTGGTGCTGCTGCACACGACGGCGGGCCTCGGCAACGCGGTGGGCGCGCTGGCCACCGCCCGCGTCAACCGGGCACCCCTGGTGGTCCTCGTGGGCCAGCAGGACCGCAGACACCTCGCCCAGGAGCCGTTCCTCGCCGGGCAGTTGCACGGCCTGGCCGGGGACTACCCGGTCCGGGTGGAGTCGCCGGTACGCGCCCAGGACGTGCCCGGCGCCATCGGCCGGGCCGTGCACGCCGCCCGCGAGGGGAGGGGGCCCGCGCTGGTCCTCGTACCCATGAACGACTGGGCGGAGCCGGCCGAGGATCTGCCGGTTCCCGCACCCGCCGTGCTGCGCCGGGCGGCGTCGGCGGACGCGTCGGTCGTCGCCGAGGTCGCCGCGCTGCTGGCCGGGGCCACCGCGCCGGCCCTCGTCGTCGGAGCGGGCGCGGACAACGACGGGACCTGGACCGCGCTCAGCTCCCTCGCCGAGCGGCTCGACTGCCCGGTGTGGCAGGAGCCCTTCGGGGCACGGGCCGGATTCCCGCAGGACCACCGGCTGTTCGCCGGGCACCTGCCCGCCGACCGCCCGAGACTGCGCGCCGCGCTCGCCCCGTACGACCTGGTGCTCTGCGTGGGCGCGCCGTTCCTGCGCCAATACCCGTATACGTCGGGGGAGTTGACCGGCGCCCGGGTGGTCGTCGTCACCGAGGACCCGGCCGAGGCGCACCGCGCCCCCGCCGAACTCGCGGTGGTCGCCGCGCTGCCGGACTTCTGCGACCGGCTCGCCCGCCGCACCCCGCCCCGGCCGCCGACGTCGGAGCCGGCCTCGCGTACTCCGCACCCCGAACCCCCGGCCCCCGGGGAGCAGTTGAGCCCCGCCCACGTACTGGCGGCGCTCGCGCGGCGCCTGCCCGCGGACACCGTGATCGTGGAGGAGACCCCCTTCTCCCGCCCCGACCTGCACGCGCTGCTGCCCGCCCGGCGGCCGCTCGGCTTCCTCAGCGCCGCCATGGGCGGACTCGGCTTCGCGATGCCGGCCGCGATCGGGGTGCGCATGGGGCAGCCGCGCCGCCCGGTGGTCGCCGTCGTCGGTGACGGGTCCTCGCTGTACCAGGTCCAGTCCCTGTGGACCGCCGCCCACTACGGCGTCGGCGCCGTCTTCGTCGTCCTCGCCAACGGCCGCTACGCGGTGATGGACCGGCTCGCGGAGCAGCAGGGCGGCAAGCCGCCGTGGCCCGCCTTCGAGGAGGTCGACGTGGCAGGGCTCGCCGAGTCCCTCGGCTGCCCGGTCCGTCGGATCGACAGCTACCCGGACCTGTGCGAGACGCTCGACGCGCTCTGCCCCACCCTGGCCGACCGCACGGAACCCCTCGTCCTCGAGGTCGCGGTCTCCGCGGACGGCGAGTTCAGGCCCTGA
- a CDS encoding MazG-like family protein, translating to MADNRADEYDVWDTIDRLHAWLDANQAHTGRELLLLRMLKLSEEVGEVAQAVIGATGQNPRKGTSHTWDDVRSELCDVAITALVALRTLAPDAREVFTTHLSGVEERSLGPARTPGAAADVRA from the coding sequence ATGGCTGACAACCGCGCTGACGAGTACGACGTCTGGGACACGATCGACCGGCTGCACGCCTGGCTGGACGCCAACCAGGCGCACACCGGACGCGAGTTGCTCCTCCTGCGCATGCTGAAACTCTCCGAGGAGGTCGGCGAGGTCGCGCAGGCGGTGATCGGCGCGACCGGCCAGAACCCCCGCAAGGGCACGAGCCACACATGGGACGACGTCCGGTCCGAACTCTGCGACGTCGCGATCACCGCCCTGGTCGCCCTGCGCACCCTGGCCCCGGACGCCCGCGAGGTGTTCACCACCCACCTGTCCGGCGTCGAGGAACGCTCACTCGGCCCGGCGCGAACTCCCGGAGCGGCGGCGGACGTCAGGGCCTGA
- a CDS encoding DoxX family protein — MTCFDRRDLGLLLLRLGTGGVLAAHGAQKLFGWFGGGGLEDTGAAMESMGYAPGKASATAAGLSEAGGGVLLALGLATPAAGAAAAGAMAGAAAVHAPNGFFAHGGGYEYAASLGLTAAGLAVTGPGRLSLDHVLGHAVNRGWMVPTALGVTAAVTAVVVGARNQRVRKIAEGEQESLFDEEAFSQQLDE, encoded by the coding sequence GTGACCTGTTTCGACCGACGCGATCTGGGGCTGCTGCTGCTCCGTCTGGGCACGGGCGGGGTGCTGGCCGCGCACGGGGCGCAGAAGCTGTTCGGCTGGTTCGGCGGGGGCGGGCTCGAAGACACCGGGGCGGCCATGGAGTCCATGGGCTACGCGCCGGGAAAGGCGAGCGCGACGGCGGCGGGCCTCTCCGAGGCTGGCGGCGGCGTGCTGCTGGCACTGGGCCTCGCGACACCCGCCGCCGGGGCGGCGGCGGCCGGCGCGATGGCAGGCGCGGCGGCGGTGCATGCGCCGAACGGGTTCTTCGCGCACGGCGGCGGCTACGAGTACGCCGCGAGCCTCGGCCTGACGGCGGCGGGCCTCGCCGTGACCGGCCCCGGCCGGCTCTCCCTCGACCATGTGCTGGGGCACGCGGTGAACCGCGGCTGGATGGTGCCGACGGCGCTGGGCGTGACGGCGGCGGTCACGGCGGTGGTCGTGGGGGCGCGGAACCAGCGGGTGCGGAAGATCGCGGAGGGCGAGCAGGAGTCGCTGTTCGACGAGGAGGCGTTCAGCCAGCAACTGGACGAGTAG
- a CDS encoding nuclear transport factor 2 family protein — MTIQVAKLSDPAVRAFVTAVNAHDLDAFQALLAPGATMSDDGSDRDLADWTDREIFSSHGHMDVDNESNGGRSLIAHYSNDTWGEMKTKWSFTVDDGGKISRFETGQA; from the coding sequence ATGACGATTCAGGTAGCCAAACTCAGCGACCCGGCCGTCCGGGCGTTCGTCACCGCTGTGAACGCCCACGACCTCGACGCCTTCCAAGCCCTCCTCGCCCCCGGCGCCACCATGTCCGACGACGGCTCCGACCGTGACCTCGCCGACTGGACCGACCGGGAGATCTTCTCCTCCCACGGCCACATGGACGTCGACAACGAGTCCAACGGCGGCCGCTCCCTCATCGCCCACTACAGCAATGACACCTGGGGCGAGATGAAGACGAAGTGGAGCTTCACGGTCGACGACGGTGGCAAGATCTCCCGCTTCGAAACGGGCCAGGCCTGA
- a CDS encoding aldo/keto reductase, which yields MENTEHTNGTRTLGRSGIEVSALGFGCWAIGGEWATSDGQPLGWGKVDDEESVRAVRRALDLGVTFFDTADAYGTGHSERVLARALAKRRSDVVVATKWGNVIDEERRVALGSDDSPAYARRALTASLRRLDTDYIDLYQLHISDADPDRAAQLRDTCEEFVREGLIRAYAWSTDDPERAAVFAAGEHCAAVQHRLNILQDAPELLAFCEESDLASINRSPLAMGLLTGKHAAGRALEAGDIRNAPPAWLPGFTESSGADPEWLGRVDALRDILTSNGRTLAQGALAWLWARSPRTVPIPGFRSVAQAEENAGAIAEGPLTAEQLTEVDRVLGR from the coding sequence ATGGAGAACACCGAGCACACCAACGGGACCAGGACACTGGGCCGCAGCGGCATCGAAGTGAGCGCCCTCGGCTTCGGCTGCTGGGCGATCGGCGGCGAGTGGGCGACCTCCGACGGGCAGCCCCTGGGCTGGGGCAAGGTCGACGACGAGGAGTCCGTACGGGCCGTACGCCGCGCCCTCGACCTCGGCGTGACGTTCTTCGACACCGCCGACGCGTACGGCACCGGGCACAGCGAGCGGGTCCTCGCACGCGCCCTGGCCAAGCGCCGCTCCGACGTGGTCGTCGCCACCAAGTGGGGCAACGTCATCGACGAGGAGCGCCGCGTCGCCCTCGGCAGCGACGACTCCCCGGCCTACGCCCGCCGCGCGCTGACCGCCTCACTGCGCCGCCTGGACACCGACTACATCGATCTGTACCAGCTGCACATCTCCGACGCCGACCCGGATCGTGCGGCCCAACTCCGCGACACCTGCGAGGAGTTCGTACGGGAAGGGCTCATCCGCGCCTACGCCTGGAGCACCGACGACCCCGAGCGTGCGGCCGTCTTCGCGGCGGGCGAGCACTGTGCGGCCGTACAGCACCGCCTGAACATCCTCCAGGACGCGCCCGAACTCCTGGCGTTCTGCGAGGAGTCGGACCTCGCGAGCATCAACCGCAGTCCCCTCGCGATGGGTCTGCTGACCGGGAAGCACGCGGCGGGGCGCGCCCTCGAAGCGGGGGACATCCGCAACGCGCCGCCCGCCTGGCTGCCGGGCTTCACCGAGAGCAGTGGCGCCGACCCGGAGTGGCTCGGCAGGGTCGACGCACTCAGGGACATCCTCACCAGCAACGGCCGTACGCTCGCGCAGGGCGCGCTGGCCTGGCTGTGGGCGCGCAGCCCGCGCACCGTCCCGATCCCGGGGTTCCGCTCGGTCGCCCAGGCCGAGGAGAACGCGGGCGCGATCGCCGAAGGGCCGCTCACCGCCGAGCAGTTGACCGAGGTCGACCGCGTTCTGGGACGGTGA
- a CDS encoding ABC transporter ATP-binding protein, with the protein MYKLTGVTKRYTRGKETVEALRGIDLTIEDGDQLVIQGPTGGGKSTLLQMIGGLDRPSSGSVELDGVNLAEISEAKLTRLRAEKIGIIFQSFNLIPTLTAQENVETALVPLGVKPKERRERAAEALASVALGDRLTHAPAELSGGQQQRVAIARALVKKPKVLLADEPTGNLDEGTRDDIMGLLEGLWHEYGLTFIMVTHDSSIARRAPRLATIKKGQITLKEQNGGTVRRAPAPQQFAQ; encoded by the coding sequence ATGTACAAGCTCACTGGCGTCACCAAGCGCTACACGCGGGGCAAGGAGACCGTGGAGGCGCTGCGTGGCATCGACCTCACCATCGAGGACGGCGACCAGCTCGTCATCCAGGGCCCCACGGGCGGCGGCAAGTCGACGCTGCTCCAGATGATCGGCGGTCTCGACCGCCCCTCCTCCGGCAGCGTCGAGCTGGACGGCGTGAACCTCGCCGAGATCAGCGAGGCCAAGCTGACCCGGCTGCGCGCCGAGAAGATCGGCATCATCTTCCAGTCGTTCAACCTCATCCCGACGCTGACCGCGCAGGAGAACGTCGAGACGGCGCTCGTACCGCTCGGTGTGAAGCCCAAGGAGCGGCGCGAGCGGGCCGCCGAGGCACTGGCCTCCGTCGCCCTCGGCGACCGCCTCACGCACGCGCCGGCCGAGCTGTCCGGCGGTCAGCAGCAGCGTGTCGCCATCGCGCGCGCCCTGGTCAAGAAGCCGAAGGTGCTCCTCGCCGACGAGCCGACCGGCAACCTCGACGAGGGCACCCGCGACGACATCATGGGCCTGCTCGAAGGCCTGTGGCACGAGTACGGGCTGACCTTCATCATGGTCACCCACGACTCGTCCATCGCCCGCCGCGCGCCCCGCCTCGCGACCATCAAGAAGGGGCAGATCACGTTGAAGGAGCAGAACGGTGGCACGGTGCGCCGCGCCCCCGCTCCTCAGCAGTTCGCCCAGTAG
- a CDS encoding ABC transporter permease translates to MFGIYLKRELSRRKKAALVIALGLALGIALVITVNSVSAGMTQAQDKVLKSLYGLGTDMTVTKAQAAPTDSESGRPRFEFDAGSDSDDTQSSDRVMTQGGQALKASLVTDVAKQTGVASAVGALSLNVTKVDGSFTQGTAESSTSGSDSQQGGPGGGQSTGQPRVQGGGANFDVNSYTVAGVDVTNQDLGPLATSKITTGKTFTTAQTNSKVAVVSASYAKENELTIAKTITISDTKYDIIGIATPDSSESTTDVYLPLKQAQTLADSADQVTTIYVTATDSKQIDTVKATIQKNISGTTVTTSADLADTVSGSLSTASNLATSVGKWLSIAVLIAAFLVAALLTSSAVSRRVREFGTLKALGWPSRKVTRQVVGESIVNGLIGGALGIGIGLAAAYTVTAISPTLTAELGSTASAGGGGGRMAGGGGPGQQAASSTMDIALSAPVSLTTIALAAGLAIAGGLIAGAMGGWRASRMRPADALRSVQ, encoded by the coding sequence ATGTTTGGCATCTATCTCAAGCGTGAGCTGAGCCGGCGCAAGAAGGCGGCCCTGGTCATCGCCCTGGGTCTGGCGCTCGGTATTGCGCTGGTCATCACCGTCAACTCGGTGTCGGCCGGCATGACACAGGCCCAGGACAAGGTCCTGAAGTCGCTGTACGGGCTCGGCACCGACATGACCGTCACCAAGGCCCAGGCAGCACCCACGGACAGCGAGTCGGGCAGGCCCCGGTTCGAGTTCGACGCGGGCTCCGACAGCGACGACACCCAGAGCTCGGACCGCGTGATGACGCAGGGCGGGCAGGCGCTGAAGGCCTCGCTCGTCACCGACGTCGCCAAGCAGACGGGCGTGGCGAGCGCGGTCGGCGCGCTGAGCCTGAACGTCACCAAGGTCGACGGTTCCTTCACCCAGGGCACGGCGGAGTCCTCGACCTCCGGTTCCGACTCGCAGCAGGGCGGCCCGGGCGGCGGCCAGTCCACCGGCCAGCCGCGCGTGCAGGGCGGCGGCGCCAACTTCGACGTCAACTCGTACACCGTCGCGGGCGTCGACGTCACCAACCAGGACCTCGGCCCGCTCGCCACATCGAAGATCACCACGGGCAAGACCTTCACGACCGCGCAGACCAACTCGAAGGTCGCGGTGGTCAGCGCCTCGTACGCCAAGGAGAACGAGCTCACGATCGCCAAGACGATCACGATCTCCGACACCAAGTACGACATCATCGGCATCGCGACTCCCGACAGCAGCGAGTCGACCACCGACGTCTACCTGCCGCTGAAGCAGGCGCAGACGCTGGCCGACTCGGCCGACCAGGTCACCACGATCTACGTCACGGCGACCGACTCGAAGCAGATCGACACGGTCAAGGCGACCATCCAGAAGAACATCTCGGGTACGACGGTCACCACCTCCGCCGACCTCGCGGACACCGTCTCGGGTTCGCTGTCCACCGCCTCCAACCTCGCGACCAGCGTGGGCAAGTGGCTGTCCATCGCGGTGCTCATCGCCGCGTTCCTGGTGGCGGCGCTGCTCACCTCCTCCGCCGTCTCCCGCCGGGTGCGTGAGTTCGGCACCCTCAAGGCGCTCGGCTGGCCGTCCCGCAAGGTCACCCGGCAGGTCGTCGGCGAGTCCATCGTGAACGGTCTGATCGGCGGCGCGCTCGGCATCGGCATCGGCCTCGCCGCGGCGTACACGGTGACGGCGATCAGCCCGACGCTGACCGCGGAGCTCGGTTCCACGGCGAGCGCGGGTGGCGGCGGCGGTCGCATGGCCGGCGGCGGTGGCCCCGGCCAGCAGGCGGCGTCCAGCACCATGGACATCGCGCTCTCCGCTCCGGTCTCGCTGACCACCATCGCGCTCGCGGCGGGCCTGGCCATCGCGGGCGGTCTGATCGCCGGTGCGATGGGCGGCTGGCGTGCCTCCCGGATGCGCCCGGCGGACGCGCTGCGCAGCGTCCAGTAA